From Helicoverpa armigera isolate CAAS_96S chromosome 19, ASM3070526v1, whole genome shotgun sequence, one genomic window encodes:
- the LOC135118221 gene encoding uncharacterized protein LOC135118221 isoform X4, which translates to MESQNIKIAGSSSRLTKVKQLLTFVDSKILDEDMLLYWRKSDSSKCEPFTTYMIGCNKCVCSADGTPFCTRMACFKEPRFLMDFFR; encoded by the exons ATGGAAagccaaaatattaaaatagcgggcagtagttcccgctTAACAAAGGTGAAACAA TTACTAACATTTGTAGATTCAAAAATTTTGGATGAGGATATGCTTTTGTACTGGAgaaaaa GTGATTCATCCAAATGCGAGCCGTTCACCACGTACATGATAGGCTGCAACAAATGTGTATGCAGTGCTGACGGAACACCGTTCTGCACCAGAATGGCTTGCTTCAAGGAACCCAGGTTTTTAATGG ATTTTTTCAGATGA
- the LOC135118221 gene encoding uncharacterized protein LOC135118221 isoform X2, with product MESQNIKIAGSSSRLTKLLTFVDSKILDEDMLLYWRKSDSSKCEPFTTYMIGCNKCVCSADGTPFCTRMACFKEPRFLMDESKRITPVDTPDQTIDSDDTSSSV from the exons ATGGAAagccaaaatattaaaatagcgggcagtagttcccgctTAACAAAG TTACTAACATTTGTAGATTCAAAAATTTTGGATGAGGATATGCTTTTGTACTGGAgaaaaa GTGATTCATCCAAATGCGAGCCGTTCACCACGTACATGATAGGCTGCAACAAATGTGTATGCAGTGCTGACGGAACACCGTTCTGCACCAGAATGGCTTGCTTCAAGGAACCCAGGTTTTTAATGG ATGAATCTAAAAGGATCACCCCAGTAGATACACCTGACCAGACCATTGATTCCGACGATACTTCTTCATcagtataa
- the LOC110374147 gene encoding uncharacterized protein LOC110374147 produces MAPFNFEGDIQNINERQLEFINSAIEKQGLKNSKVTFHAVGTAGDNYVANVKRITVEGENGNLNIIAKIAPSSQSLRENFHSALLFNNEIFVYSKVIPKFIQLQKQAAVPEEEQVKFPKCYGTFDEAPNEIILLEDVKVQGYIMLDRFIPLTDYVVKGVLKSLAVWHSLSYVLKNKEPETFNYFKDNLVDLWSILAEDKENNESAVAFITQVENMALGVLADEPEYQNIIKGKVISSVERAAKLKKDENGNRFSVIQHGDTWTNNIMFKFQEDTLKESMLIDYQMARNTSPVADLLYFFFNCTHHYARVEYFNEWLDYYHSQLDNSLSNYGLKANYVYPRDQLDADLKRYGKFALGNAILTNSMINLKPEEATKVKAQMDSADIANVDAVGSMDSASLLVYKRKVIGIALSFEQFGLL; encoded by the exons ATGGCACCATTTAATTTTGAGGGTGATATCCAAAATATTAATGAACGTCAGCTTGAGTTTATTAACAGTGCGATTGAAAAACAAGGATTAAAAAACAGCAAAGTGACGTTTCATGCTGTTGGAACGGCTGGTGACAATTATGTGGCAAATGTTAAAAGAATCACTGTAGAAGGAGAAAATGGCAATTTGAACATAATTGCCAAAATAGCACCTTCATCGCAGAGCCTACGGGAAAACTTTCACAGTGCATTGTTATTCAATAATGAGATTTTTGTGTACTCTAAAGTCATACCAAAGTTCATCCAATTACAAAAGCAAGCGGCTGTGCCAGAAGAGGAACAAGTTAAATTTCCAAAATGTTACGGAACATTTGACGAAGCACCCAATGAAATTATACTACTGGAAGATGTCAAGGTTCAAGGGTATATTATGCTGGATCGATTCATACCCCTCACAGACTACGTTGTGaaaggtgttttgaaaagtttagcAGTGTGGCATTCACTGTCCtatgtcttaaaaaataaagaacctGAAACGTTCAATTATTTCAAAGATAATTTGGTCGACTTATGGTCAATTCTTGCTGAAGACAAGGAGAATAATGAATCAGCAGTTGCTTTCATAACTCAAGTTGAAAATATGGCCTTGGGTGTTCTAGCTGATGAACCAGAgtaccaaaatattataaaaggcaAAGTAATTTCTTCAGTAGAAAGAGCTGCAAAATTGAAGAAAGATGAAAATGGGAATAGATTTTCAGTTATTCAACATGGCGATACTTGGACCAACAACATTATGTTCAAGTTTCAG GAGGACACATTAAAGGAATCTATGTTAATAGACTACCAAATGGCGAGGAACACAAGCCCAGTCGCTGATCTCCTGTACTTCTTCTTCAACTGCACCCACCATTATGCTAGAGTAGAATACTTCAACGAATGGCTGGACTACTATCACTCGCAATTAGACAATTCATTATCCAACTATGGTCTCAAAGCTAACTACGTTTACCCCAGAGATCAGTTAGACGCTGATTTGAAGAGATACGGTAAATTTGCTTTAGGTAACGCTATTCTAACAAATAGTATGATAAATTTGAAACCTGAAGAAGCCACTAAAGTTAAAGCGCAAATGGATTCGGCTGATATTGCTAATGTTGATGCAGTAGGCAGTATGGATAGTGCATCTTTACTTGTGTATAAACGCAAGGTTATTGGTATTGCTTTGAGCTTTGAACAATTCggtttattgtaa
- the LOC135118221 gene encoding uncharacterized protein LOC135118221 isoform X3, producing MYAGVTLLAISLLTFVDSKILDEDMLLYWRKSDSSKCEPFTTYMIGCNKCVCSADGTPFCTRMACFKEPRFLMDESKRITPVDTPDQTIDSDDTSSSV from the exons ATGTACGCGGGTGTAACGCTGCTTGCAATTTCA TTACTAACATTTGTAGATTCAAAAATTTTGGATGAGGATATGCTTTTGTACTGGAgaaaaa GTGATTCATCCAAATGCGAGCCGTTCACCACGTACATGATAGGCTGCAACAAATGTGTATGCAGTGCTGACGGAACACCGTTCTGCACCAGAATGGCTTGCTTCAAGGAACCCAGGTTTTTAATGG ATGAATCTAAAAGGATCACCCCAGTAGATACACCTGACCAGACCATTGATTCCGACGATACTTCTTCATcagtataa
- the LOC135118249 gene encoding craniofacial development protein 2-like, protein MSNVEEMSDRARAYPSGDAQGQHPAPVGSGQGFLHQPGRVQCKKRVREVRLRYASWNVGTMTGRARELADVLKRRRINVACLQETKWKGTKAREIGEGYKFYYCGSDGKRNGVGIVLDKNLKESVIDVKRVNDRIIVVKIMYESLIINVISVYAPQVGCDDRVKEQFWTDFDAVMMNVPTNEQVFVGGDFNGHVGRMRGIMKECMEGGVRLPERRG, encoded by the coding sequence ATGTCGAATGTTGAAGAGATGAGCGATAGGGCTAGGGCGTACCCCTCAGGCGACGCGCAGGGGCAGCACCCGGCCCCTGTGGGAAGTGGACAAGGGTTTTTGCACCAACCTGGGCGGGTGCAATGTAAGAAGCGAGTCCGGGAAGTAAGATTGAGGTATGCAAGTTGGAATGTAGGAACGATGACTGGAAGAGCCAGAGAGTTAGCGGATGTATTAAAGAGAAGACGAATAAATGTGGCATGTTTGCAAGAGACTAAATGGAAGGGCACGAAAGCTAGAGAAATTGGGGAAGGatacaagttttattattgtggAAGTGATGGGAAAAGGAATGGGGTAGGCATTGTGTTAGATAAGAACTTGAAAGAAAGTGTGATAGATGTAAAGAGAGTGAATGATAGAATAATAgttgttaaaataatgtatgaaagtttgataataaatgttataagtgTGTATGCTCCTCAAGTCGGTTGTGATGACAGGGTGAAAGAACAATTTTGGACGGATTTCGATGCAGTAATGATGAATGTGCCGACGAATGAACAGGTATTTGTGGGAGGAGACTTTAATGGCCATGTTGGCAGAATGAGAGGAATTATGAAAGAGTGCATGGAGGGTGGGGTTCGGTTGCCAGAACGACGAGGGTGA
- the LOC126054710 gene encoding uncharacterized protein LOC126054710, producing the protein MAQYNFEGEIQNIHDRQLEFINSVIEKLGYKNSKVTFNAVGTAGDNYVANVKRIIVEGENGNLSIIAKIAPTSEVLRQTFDSGPLFGNESFVYSKVLPKFLQLQKQAGVPVEEQIKFPKCYGSLSEAPNEVILLEDVKLSGYTMLDRFIPLTDYVVKGVLKSLAVWHSMSYVLKVKEPETYNLFRDTLVDLWGIMAEKKDSPALVFLNQIETMAIGILADYPEYQNILRHKVSGSIEKAAKMQKVEYGNRFAVIQHGDTWTNNIMFKFEGDELTEAMLIDYQGARNSSPVSDLMYFLFTCTHHEARVEYYYEWLDYYHSQLENSLSNFGIKANYVYPRDQLDADMKRYGKLALGNSIVTNSMIVLKPEEASKVKDQMESADMSNINTVNNMEPTTMLAYKKKLIGILESFDRFGLL; encoded by the exons ATGGCACAATATAATTTTGAGGGTGAAATTCAAAACATCCATGATCGTCAGCTGGAATTTATTAACAGTGTGATAGAAAAATTAGGATACAAGAACAGCAAAGTGACGTTTAATGCTGTTGGAACGGCAGGTGACAATTATGTGGCAAATGTGAAAAGGATCATTGTGGAGGGAGAAAATGGCAATTTGTCCATAATTGCCAAAATAGCGCCGACATCAGAAGTCCTGCGACAAACGTTTGATAGTGGACCTTTGTTCGGTAATGAGAGTTTTGTGTACTCGAAAGTCTTACCGAAGTTCTTGCAACTGCAAAAGCAGGCGGGAGTGCCAGTAGAAGAACAGATTAAGTTCCCGAAATGTTACGGATCTCTCAGTGAAGCTCCCAATGAAGTGATACTGCTGGAAGATGTGAAACTGAGCGGTTATACTATGCTGGATCGATTTATACCCCTCACAGACTACGTTGTGAAAggtgttttaaaaagtttagcAGTGTGGCATTCAATGTCTTACGTCTTAAAAGTGAAGGAGCCTGAAACTTACAATCTCTTCAGGGATACCTTAGTAGACTTATGGGGAATTATGGCTGAAAAGAAAGATAGTCCAGCACTTGTGTTTTTGAACCAAATCGAAACTATGGCCATTGGCATTTTAGCTGATTACCCAGagtaccaaaatattttgagaCACAAAGTTTCTGGTTCAATAGAAAAAGCGGCGAAGATGCAAAAAGTTGAATATGGGAATAGATTTGCAGTTATTCAACATGGCGATACTTGgactaataatattatgttcaaGTTTGAG GGAGACGAATTAACGGAAGCCATGTTAATAGACTACCAAGGTGCGAGGAACTCAAGCCCTGTCAGCGACCTCATGTATTTCCTCTTCACCTGCACCCATCACGAAGCTAGAGTAGAATATTACTACGAATGGCTGGACTACTATCACTCGCAACTAGAGAATTCACTATCAAACTTCGGAATAAAAGCCAACTATGTCTACCCTAGGGATCAGTTAGACGCTGATATGAAGAGGTATGGCAAATTAGCTCTGGGCAACtctatagtaacaaatagcatgATAGTACTGAAACCCGAAGAAGCCAGTAAGGTTAAAGACCAGATGGAGTCGGCTGATATGAGTAACATAAATACAGTGAACAATATGGAACCTACAACAATGTTGGCATACAAGAAGAAGCTTATTGGAATTCTGGAGAGTTTTGACAGGTTCGGTTTATTGTGA
- the LOC135118221 gene encoding uncharacterized protein LOC135118221 isoform X1 produces MESQNIKIAGSSSRLTKVKQLLTFVDSKILDEDMLLYWRKSDSSKCEPFTTYMIGCNKCVCSADGTPFCTRMACFKEPRFLMDESKRITPVDTPDQTIDSDDTSSSV; encoded by the exons ATGGAAagccaaaatattaaaatagcgggcagtagttcccgctTAACAAAGGTGAAACAA TTACTAACATTTGTAGATTCAAAAATTTTGGATGAGGATATGCTTTTGTACTGGAgaaaaa GTGATTCATCCAAATGCGAGCCGTTCACCACGTACATGATAGGCTGCAACAAATGTGTATGCAGTGCTGACGGAACACCGTTCTGCACCAGAATGGCTTGCTTCAAGGAACCCAGGTTTTTAATGG ATGAATCTAAAAGGATCACCCCAGTAGATACACCTGACCAGACCATTGATTCCGACGATACTTCTTCATcagtataa